The Mycolicibacterium doricum genome includes a region encoding these proteins:
- the recD gene encoding exodeoxyribonuclease V subunit alpha, with protein sequence MSVGTLAVTGLLGEFTDAQVFEPADVHVARRLTEMAGDTEESVALAVAFAVRALRNGSVCVDLGSVATQVGLPALPWPAPESWLAAVRASPLTGTPPVLRLHAGSSGDLLYLDRYWREEQQVCDDVLALLESSPSGDGPGLDRLFPVADFPEQRVAAEIALSQSLTVLTGGPGTGKTTTVARLLALLAEQASLRNRPPLRVALAAPTGKAAARLLEAVHLQIAELDAVDRDRLPELTASTLHRLLQRRRDNASRFRHHRGNRLPHDVIVVDETSMVSLTLMARLLEAVRPDSRLLLVGDADQLASVEAGAVLADLVDGLGARDDARIARLVTSHRFGAPIGALASAIRDGRTGDVIGLLRDGGPDIEWLDTDNPAERLRTVLVPHALRLREAAILGDARAALATLDDHRLLCAHRRGPYGVRQWNRQVERWLTDATGEPIWSDWYAGRPLLVTANDYGLKLYNGDTGVTVMRDDGLAAVVGSGAGPVEFSTSRLADVDTVHAMTIHKSQGSQAKEVTVLLPDEESRLLTRELFYTAVTRAKTKVRVVGSEAAVRAAIERRVVRASGLAERLRGPRRDQT encoded by the coding sequence ATGAGCGTCGGCACCCTCGCGGTGACCGGGCTGCTCGGTGAGTTCACCGACGCGCAGGTGTTCGAACCCGCCGACGTGCACGTTGCCCGGCGGCTCACCGAGATGGCCGGCGACACAGAAGAATCCGTGGCGCTGGCCGTCGCGTTCGCGGTCCGCGCCCTGCGCAACGGGTCCGTGTGCGTGGACCTCGGCTCCGTCGCGACCCAGGTTGGCCTGCCCGCGTTACCCTGGCCCGCCCCAGAGTCATGGCTCGCGGCCGTGCGCGCGAGCCCGCTGACCGGCACGCCTCCGGTGCTGAGGCTCCACGCCGGGTCCTCGGGTGATCTGCTCTACCTCGACCGCTACTGGCGCGAGGAACAACAGGTGTGCGACGACGTGCTGGCGCTGCTGGAATCCTCGCCGTCCGGTGACGGGCCCGGCCTCGACCGCCTGTTCCCCGTCGCGGACTTTCCCGAGCAGCGTGTCGCGGCCGAAATCGCGCTCTCGCAGTCGCTTACCGTGCTGACCGGCGGCCCGGGAACCGGCAAGACGACAACGGTGGCGCGCTTGCTGGCGCTGCTCGCCGAGCAGGCCTCGCTGCGGAACCGGCCACCGCTGCGCGTCGCGCTGGCCGCCCCGACCGGTAAGGCCGCGGCCCGTCTGCTCGAAGCCGTGCACCTGCAGATCGCCGAGCTCGACGCCGTAGACCGCGACCGGCTGCCCGAACTGACCGCCTCGACGCTGCACCGGCTGTTGCAGCGGCGCCGGGACAACGCGTCGCGGTTCCGCCACCACCGGGGGAACCGGCTGCCGCACGACGTGATCGTCGTCGACGAGACGTCGATGGTGTCGCTGACGCTGATGGCCCGGTTGCTCGAGGCCGTGCGGCCCGACAGCCGGTTGCTGCTCGTCGGCGACGCCGACCAGTTGGCCTCGGTCGAGGCCGGGGCGGTGCTCGCCGACCTGGTCGACGGGCTGGGAGCGCGCGACGACGCGCGGATCGCCCGGCTGGTCACCTCACACCGCTTCGGCGCGCCGATCGGTGCGCTGGCTTCGGCGATCCGCGACGGCCGCACCGGCGACGTGATCGGCCTGCTGCGCGACGGCGGCCCCGACATCGAATGGCTCGACACCGACAACCCGGCTGAGCGGCTGCGCACAGTGCTCGTGCCGCACGCGTTGCGGCTACGCGAGGCGGCGATCCTCGGAGACGCGCGGGCAGCGTTGGCCACGCTCGACGACCACCGCCTGCTATGTGCGCACCGGCGTGGACCGTACGGCGTCCGCCAGTGGAACCGGCAGGTGGAGCGCTGGCTCACCGATGCGACGGGGGAGCCGATCTGGTCAGACTGGTACGCCGGGCGGCCGCTGCTGGTCACCGCGAACGACTACGGGCTGAAGCTCTACAACGGTGACACCGGCGTGACGGTCATGCGGGACGACGGGCTGGCCGCCGTCGTGGGTTCGGGCGCCGGACCGGTCGAGTTCTCCACCAGCCGGCTCGCCGACGTCGACACCGTGCATGCCATGACGATCCACAAGAGCCAGGGCAGCCAGGCCAAGGAGGTCACCGTGCTGCTCCCCGACGAAGAGTCACGGCTGCTGACCCGCGAGCTGTTCTACACCGCCGTCACCCGGGCGAAGACCAAGGTGCGGGTGGTCGGTTCCGAGGCGGCGGTGCGCGCGGCGATCGAGCGGCGCGTGGTGCGGGCGTCGGGTCTGGCGGAGCGGTTGCGCGGTCCGCGCCGAGATCAGACCTGA
- a CDS encoding NYN domain-containing protein, protein MTEPGATRVAVYLDFDNIVISRYDQVNGRSSYHRDKTKDADDFAEKLQRATVDIGAVIDFASSFGTLVLTRAYADWSSDVNANYRGQLVARAVDLVQLFPAAAYGKNGADIRLAVDAVEDMFRLPDLTHVVIVGGDSDYIALAQRCKRLGRYVVGIGVAGASSRSLAAACDEFVTYDALPGVPVPTPVEAADSDKAEPAKRTRRRKPEKSDESEPELEPEPEPDPADAATALLMRALRIGLEKDDADWLHNSAVKAQMKRMDPSFNEKSLGYRSFSDFLRSHADLVELDESSTTRMVRLRGAGDS, encoded by the coding sequence GTGACGGAACCGGGAGCCACACGCGTCGCTGTCTACCTCGACTTCGACAACATCGTCATCTCGCGCTACGACCAGGTCAACGGCCGCAGCTCGTACCACCGGGACAAGACCAAGGACGCCGACGACTTCGCCGAGAAGCTGCAGCGTGCCACCGTCGACATCGGCGCGGTGATCGACTTCGCGTCCTCGTTCGGCACCCTCGTGCTCACCCGCGCGTACGCGGACTGGTCCTCCGACGTCAACGCGAACTACCGCGGCCAGCTGGTGGCGCGCGCCGTCGATCTCGTGCAGTTGTTCCCGGCCGCCGCCTACGGCAAGAACGGCGCCGATATCCGACTGGCCGTCGACGCGGTCGAGGACATGTTCCGGCTGCCCGACCTGACCCACGTCGTGATCGTCGGCGGCGACTCCGACTACATCGCACTCGCGCAGCGCTGCAAACGGCTCGGCCGCTACGTGGTCGGGATCGGGGTGGCTGGCGCGTCGAGCCGGTCGCTGGCCGCCGCCTGCGACGAGTTCGTCACCTACGACGCGCTGCCCGGCGTCCCCGTCCCCACGCCTGTGGAGGCCGCCGACAGCGACAAGGCCGAGCCGGCCAAACGCACCCGCCGCCGCAAGCCGGAAAAGTCCGACGAGTCCGAGCCCGAGTTGGAGCCCGAGCCCGAGCCCGATCCCGCGGACGCCGCCACCGCGCTGCTGATGCGCGCGTTGCGGATCGGCCTGGAGAAGGACGACGCCGACTGGTTGCACAACTCGGCGGTCAAAGCGCAGATGAAGCGGATGGATCCGTCGTTCAACGAGAAGTCGCTCGGTTACCGGTCGTTCAGCGACTTCCTGCGGTCACACGCAGATCTGGTCGAACTCGACGAGAGCTCGACCACCCGCATGGTGCGGCTGCGCGGTGCCGGCGACTCATGA
- a CDS encoding STAS domain-containing protein: MPSIDNLTFTTEWLAPFEARITVAGSVDAANAADLEDYVLRRGANSRRLTLDMTGVDFLSTTGFSVLCTIGERCARAEVAWTLVSNPTVRRVLDICDPHCTMPQAA, translated from the coding sequence ATGCCTTCTATCGACAATTTGACGTTCACCACCGAGTGGCTCGCCCCGTTCGAGGCCCGCATCACCGTCGCCGGATCCGTCGACGCGGCGAACGCCGCTGACTTGGAGGACTACGTGCTGCGTCGCGGTGCGAACTCGCGTCGGCTCACGCTCGACATGACCGGGGTCGACTTCCTGTCCACCACCGGGTTCTCCGTGCTGTGCACCATCGGCGAGCGCTGCGCGCGCGCCGAGGTGGCGTGGACGCTGGTGAGCAACCCGACGGTGCGCCGAGTCCTCGACATCTGCGATCCCCACTGCACGATGCCGCAGGCCGCCTGA